TTATGGTATTGAGCGTTCCACTTTTATTTTAGATAAAGAAGGAAAGCTGATAAAAGAATATCGAAAAGTTCGGGTGAAAGACCATGTTACGGATGCTTTGAATTATTTAAAAGAAAATAAAGACGACTGAGATTAGAAAGAGTGGAGGGCGGTAAAGTGCGAATTTACACTAGATCTGGAGATAAAGGACAAACATCACTGGTCTACGGACAGCGTGTACCTAAAAACCATCTACGGGTGGAAGCGTATGGAACATGTGATGAAGTAAATGCGAGTATCGGTTTAGCTGCAAGTTATATTGAAGAAACGGATTGGGAAGGAAAACCTGCCTTTCTCGATCAGCTGCATCAGGTACAAACAATTCTTTTCCATGTCGGAGCAGAATTATCCACGCCAAAAGATAAGGAAGTTTATTGGAAACTGAAACAAAATCATATTGATGCGATGGAAGCGCAAATTGATGAATGGGATAAGTCACTTGAACCATTAAAGAATTTTATTCTGCCCTCCGGACACAAAGCAGCAAGTGCATTGCACCAGGCTCGTACCATAGCAAGACGGGCAGAACGATTAACGGTTGGGTTGGAAGATGAAGTAGAAAATAAACTTGTATTCAGTTATCTGAACCGGTTATCCGATTATTTATTTGTTGCAGCCAGATATGTAAACAAGCAGCTGGGTGGAGAAGAGAAACCTCTTCATATTCATGTGTAGTTCAAAAAGCCGAACAAAAAGAATGTAGCAAATAGGACCTCTTTTTAACGACAGATACTTTGTTTGAATTGATTGACATAATGCACACAGGGCGATAAACTAATTATAAGAATTATAATCTAATAATTTTATTAATTGGAAGAGAGGTGTTTAGGGTGTCTGAGACTGAAGATAAATTACGGCAAGCGATTGATACATTGAAAAAGTCAGGCGTCCGGATTACACCACAACGACACGCCGTACTGGAGTATTTGCTTAATTCAATGATTCACCCGACTGCGGATGATATATATAAAGCACTTGAAGGGAAATTTCCAAATATGAGTGTTGCGACGGTTTATAATAATTTACGTGTATTAAAAGATATTGGACTGGTAAGAGAACTAACTTATGGAGATTCTTCGAGCAGATTTGACTGCAATACATCAGATCATTATCATATCATCTGTAATCAGTGTGGAAAGATTGTTGATTTTCACTATCCATCGTTAGAAGAAGTAGAATCGCTGGCGGAACAGGTGACGGGTTTTGACGTTAGTCATCATCGCCTGGAAGTTTACGGTACTTGTAATGCCTGCAAAGAGCAAATGGCAGCAAAGGAACAGTAAAGTATAGCTAGTGAGCAGGTTTGATTTTTATGTTATCAAAAAAGCACAATGCTTGGGTTATTATCGACTCATCCAAGCATTGTGCTTTTTTCTATTTATTTTCTTCACGGAATTTACGCTGATTATACCGTTCATCAAAGTCTTTACCTTCTAAGTTCTTATCCAATGTCAGCGGTTCCTTGCAGTGCATACAGGCATCTACACGTCCCAGCATTTTTGTAGGCTTTTCACAATTCGGACATATGACAGGGACCGCCCGTAATGATAAAGTACCAATCCATATGTATACAGCACAACTGAGTATAATCATCAATATGCCTAACATAAACAGAATAAGCATTAACCAACTAATATTGCGGACCATCAAACCGACATACATGATTAAAATACCGGCAAAAACAAGGATTAAGGCAAAGGTTCGTATTTTATTTATTTTACTGGAATAAGTGATTTGTTTCGCCATTAAAAATCCTCCCTTAAATGATAAAGTCAGTATATCATAGAATATAAGAAGAATGAATCATAAAGAAATCCTATTCGTCTTGAAAGATGCAAGAATAACGCGATGCATTTATAATATAATTTTAATTATGCCTAAAGAGCTTATTTTCTAAAATTGTATATTTTTTTAGAGTGAAAAAAGGGTTTTTAAAGTATATATCGAATCATGTGTATTGAGAGAGAAAACAGGGAGGCAACTGCTAAATGGAGAATTTTCAAAGAATGATTTACCAGGAGCACGCAGGTAATCCAAATACGTTAGGAATACTTGTTGTGGAGAGGTCGCAATTTGATCATCCAATTACTGATGAATTCGATAGTATTTTATTGATTATTGTCGAAAATCAGGAAGAAGACTGGTACGTAAAACATTATGAAGTAAACGGCCAGACTGTAGCGATGCATATGGTTACGAAATCGCTTTTGATGGATTGGATTGATACAAGCGGTTATCGGCGTGCAGCAGAATGGGTTATTTATGGAAAGAAAGTATATGACCGGAATGAATTTGTAAAAGAATTAAAAAATGAACTTCAATCTTTTCCAGAGGATAAACGTACACTTAGAAAGATGATTGACTTCGGAAAATTGCTGAAAAACTTTAGTGAAGGAAAAGCATTATATGAATCTAAAGAGATAATGGATTCATACAGCAAGATTTTAAATTCACTCCATTACTTAGCGAGATTATCAGTCATTGACCAAGGGTATTATCCGGAAGTAACGGTCTGGAACCAGGTGAAGAATATTGACTTGGAAGTCTACAAATTATATGAAAAATTTATGGACAGCACTGAGAATTTAGAAAAAAGAATTGAATTAATGCTGATTGCAATGGACTTTGTCATGTTAAATAAAGCTGAATCTGCTTCCGCACATCTCTTAAATGTATTGAGCAAACAAGATGATTATTGGTCATATGCATCTATAAAAGCTCTACCGGAAATTGAACACTACACGTTGGATTTAAATGCAATAATATCTTATTTAGAGGAAAAAGATATTATTGATATGAAGCTCGTCGCTACTAAAAACCCGGCTGTGTTTCAACGAATGTATAAGGTGAAGGAAATAGAGGAGATATAAGACAGCGTCCTTAACTGAGTGAGGATGAGGTAAGTTATTTCAGGTTTGCGTTTTATGGGTTATCGTACCAGCTGCGGATTTTTCGTTTAACTGTAATAGGGTTATTTTAGAACGGTGAGGGGATATGAAAGTGGTAAATAAAAGAGGATGATTAAAAGTTACAAGATCTTTTTGAAGGGATAATGAATAATGACAGTCTTTATAACCACCCCGGTGAAGAGACCTTGATAGAAAAACGAATTTCTTTTGCTGCAGGTTTCCGTGCGTCATTGTCGAGGTTAACGTCTGTTGATAGGTCCTCTTTGTTGAGGTGACTGGACATAGCAATTGTAGGAAGTGAAGCGTTTTTCAGGAGACTTTACTATTACCTCCTTCCCGCCATGCCCTGTTATGGCGGTTATATAACACCATTCAGTATCTTATTGTTCATTTATATATTATTGAGAAGCCATCTAAAAGAAACGAAGTATTTAACGATGATGTTGCTGAAGCTGCACAGAATAATAGATGAAATGTATAAGTTGCTCCAAATCAGGACAGGGGTTTAAGTGTAAACAAATAGGGTGATTAAATAGGCGGGCAGTACGCGAAGATAAAAACAGTAACTTTTAACAACCACTTCTTTCTGTTGAAATATATGATGTGAAAGTATAACTATTATTGATATGACAAGGTTTTCGCTATTTATAAGCAGTTTAGTTAGCTTGCTGTTTTAGCGCAGAGTGTCATTATTTGTAAATTCGTTTGGGATAAATTTTAAAATAACCGTTGACTTTCTATTTTCAGGATGGTAAAGTTAGTTTCGTTGCTGATTTGAGCAACCGCTCAGCTAACATAAAATAAAAAAAGTTATTGACAACAAACTTGCTTTTATGTTACATTAATAAAGTCGCTGATTAAGGCGAAGACATACAAATTGCTCTTTGAAAACTGAACAAAACAACCAGTACGAAAGAAGAAAGACAACCTCGTTTTTCTTAAAAAATAAGTCAGAAGTTGACTTCTGAAAGCTAACGTTTCAAACACTTTTATGGAGAGTTTGATCTTGGCTCAGGACGAACGCTGGCGGCGTGCCTAATACATGCAAGTCGAGCGCGGGAAGCGAACGGAACTCTTCGGAGGGAAGTTCGTGGAACGAGCGGCGGACGGGTGAGTAACACGTAGGCAACCTGCCTGTAAGACTGGGATAACTCGCGGAAACGCGAGCTAATACCGGATAACACTTCCCATCACCTGATGAGGAGTTAAAAGACGGCTTTTGCTGTCACTTACAGATGGGCCTGCGGCGCATTAGCTAGTTGGTAAGGTAATGGCTTACCAAGGCGACGATGCGTAGCCGACCTGAGAGGGTGATCGGCCACACTGGGACTGAGACACGGCCCAGACTCCTACGGGAGGCAGCAGTAGGGAATCTTCCGCAATGGACGAAAGTCTGACGGAGCAACGCCGCGTGAGTGATGAAGGTTTTCGGATCGTAAAACTCTGTTGTCGGGGAAGAACAAGTACGATAGTAACTGATCGTACCTTGACGGTACCCGACCAGAAAGCCACGGCTAACTACGTGCCAGCAGCCGCGGTAATACGTAGGTGGCAAGCGTTGTCCGGAATTATTGGGCGTAAAGCGCTCGCAGGCGGTTTTTTAAGTCTGATGTGAAATCTTGCAGCTCAACTGCAAACGTGCATTGGAAACTGGAGGACTTGAGTGCAGAAGAGGAGAGTGGAATTCCACGTGTAGCGGTGAAATGCGTAGAGATGTGGAGGAACACCAGTGGCGAAGGCGACTCTCTGGTCTGTAACTGACGCTGAGGAGCGAAAGCGTGGGGAGCGAACAGGATTAGATACCCTGGTAGTCCACGCCGTAAACGATGAGTGCTAGGTGTTAGGGGGTTTCCGCCCCTTAGTGCTGAAGTTAACGCATTAAGCACTCCGCCTGGGGAGTACGGCCGCAAGGCTGAAACTCAAAAGAATTGACGGGGACCCGCACAAGCGGTGGAGCATGTGGTTTAATTCGAAGCAACGCGAAGAACCTTACCAGGTCTTGACATCCTTTGACCGCTCTAGAGATAGAGTTTTCCCTTCGGGGACAAAGTGACAGGTGGTGCATGGTTGTCGTCAGCTCGTGTCGTGAGATGTTGGGTTAAGTCCCGCAACGAGCGCAACCCTTAATCTTAGTTGCCAGCATTTAGTTGGGCACTCTAAGGTGACTGCCGGTGACAAACCGGAGGAAGGTGGGGATGACGTCAAATCATCATGCCCCTTATGACCTGGGCTACACACGTGCTACAATGGACGGAACAAAGGGAAGCGAAGCGGTGACGTTTTAGCAAATCCCAGAAAACCGTTCTCAGTTCGGATTGCAGGCTGCAACTCGCCTGCATGAAGCCGGAATCGCTAGTAATCGCGGATCAGCATGCCGCGGTGAATACGTTCCCGGGTCTTGTACACACCGCCCGTCACACCACGAGAGTTCGTAACACCCGAAGTCGGTGGGGTAACCTTTTTAGGAGCCAGCCGCCGAAGGTGGGACGAATGATTGGGGTGAAGTCGTAACAAGGTAGCCGTATCGGAAGGTGCGGCTGGATCACCTCCTTTCTAAGGATATATTACGGAATTCGTACTTGGTTGTTTGGTTCAGTTTTGAGAGAGCAATTCTCTCGTTTGTACCTTGAAAACTAAATAAGAGTAACAACGACATCAAACTTTAGAAATAAGGCAAAAAGCTATGGATATAGCAACACAAATGATTACTTTCCGTAATCAGCCATCTTATTCAAAAACTTTAGTTAAGTGAATAAGGGCGCACGGTGGATGCCTTGGCACTAGGAGCCGATGAAGGACGGGACTAACACCGATATGCCTCGGGGAGTTGTAAGTAAATGTTATTATCCGAGGATTTCCGAATGGGGGAACCCACTGTTCGTAATGGAACAGGACATCTATCTGAATACATAGGGTAGGTGAGGCATACCCGGGGAACTGAAACATCTCAGTACCTGGAGGAATAGAAAGAAACATCGATTTCCTGAGTAGCGGCGAGCGAAACGGAAAGAGCCCAAACCAAGGAGCTTGCTTCTTGGGGTTGTAGGACATTCCATTGGAGTTACAAAGAAATGCTTTAGATGAATCGACCTGGAAAGGTCAGCCAAAGAAGGTAACAGCCCTGTAATCGAAAAAGCGTTTCCTCCGGAGTGTATCCTGAGTACGGCGGAACACGTGGAATTCCGTCGGAATCCGGGAGGACCATCTCCCAAGGCTAAATACTCCCTAGTGACCGATAGTGAACCAGTACCGTGAGGGAAAGGTGAAAAGCACCCCGGGAGGGGAGTGAAATAGAACCTGAAACCGTGTGCCTACAAGTAGTCGAAGCCCGTTTATGGGTGACGGCGTACCTTTTGTAGAATGGACCGGCGAGTTACGATCGTATGCAAGGTTAAGTGGAAGACACGGAGCCGCAGCGAAAGCGAGTCTGAATAGGGCGAGTGAGTATACGGTCGTAGACCCGAAACTGTGTGATCTACCCATGTCCAGGGTGAAGGTCAGGTAACACTGACTGGAGGCCCGAACCCACGTATGTTGAAAAATGCGGGGATGAGGTGTGGGTAGCGGTGAAATTCCAATCGAACACAGAGATAGCTGGTTCTCTCCGAAATAGCTTTAGGGCTAGCCTCAAGCAATAGAGTACTGGAGGTAGAGCACTGATTGGACTAGGGGCCCCTACCGGGTTACCGAATTCAGTCAAACTCCGAATGCCAGTTACTTCCGCTTGGGAGTCAGACTATGGGTGATAAGGTTCATAGTCGAAAGGGAAACAGCCCAGACCGCCAGCTAAGGTCCCTAAGTATACGTTAAGTGGAAAAGGATGTGGCGTTGCACAGACAACCAGGATGTTGGCTTAGAAGCAGCCATCATTGAAAGAGTGCGTAATAGCTCACTGGTCGAGTGACGCTGCGCCGAAAATGTACCGGGGCTAAACGTATCACCGAAGCTGCGGATTGTTCTTACGAACAATGGTAGGAGAGCGTTCAAAGGGCAGAGAAGTCAGACCGTGAGGACTGGTGGAGCGCTTTGAAGTGAGAATGCCGGTATGAGTAGCGAAAAAAGAGTGAGAATCTCTTTCACCGAAAGCCTAAGGTTTCCTGAGGAAGGCTCGTCCTCTCAGGGTTAGTCGGGACCTAAGCCGAGGCCGACAGGCGTAGGCGATGGATAACAGGTTGATATTCCTGTACCACCTCATGATTGTTCGAGCAATGGGGGGACGCAGGAGGATAAGGAGTGCGCACCGATGGATGTGCGTCCAAGCATGCGAGGAAGTCAGATAGGCAAATCCGTCTGACATATTTCTGAGCTGTGACGGGGAGGGAAATGAAGTACCGAAGTTCCGGATTTCACACTGCCAAGAAAAGCCTCTAGTTAGATCATAGGTGCCCGTACCGCAAACCGACACAGGTAGGCGAGGAGAGAATCCTAAGGTGAGCGGGAGAACTCTCGTTAAGGAACTCGGCAAAATGACCCCGTAACTTCGGGAGAAGGGGTGCTCAGGCTGAGTCTGAGCCGCAGTGAATAGGCCCAAGCGACTGTTTAGCAAAAACACAGGTCTCTGCGAAGCCGAAAGGCGAAGTATAGGGGCTGACACCTGCCCGGTGCTGGAAGGTTAAGAGGAAGAGTTAGCTTTCGGGCGAAGCTCTGAATCGAAGCCCCAGTAAACGGCGGCCGTAACTATAACGGTCCTAAGGTAGCGAAATTCCTTGTCGGGTAAGTTCCGACCCGCACGAAAGGTGCAACGACTTGGGCACTGTCTCAACGAGAGACCCGGTGAAATTATACTATGCGTGAAGATGCGCATTACCCGCGACAGGACGGAAAGACCCCGTGGAGCTTTACTGTAGCCTGATATGGAATGTTTGTGCAGTTTGTACAGGATAGGTGGGAGCCTTTGAAACGTGAGCGCTAGCTTACGTGGAGGCATCCGTGGGATACCACCCTAACTGTATGACCATTCTAACCCAGGACCGTGATCCGGTTCGGAGACAGTGTCAGGCGGGCAGTTTGACTGGGGCGGTCGCCTCCTAAAAGGTAACGGAGGCGCCCAAAGGTTCCCTCAGAATGGTTGGAAATCATTCGAAGAGTGTAAAGGCAGAAGGGAGCTTGACTGCGAGACCTACAAGTCGAGCAGGGACGAAAGTCGGGCTTAGTGATCCGGTGGTTCCGCATGGAAGGGCCATCGCTCAACGGATAAAAGCTACCCCGGGGATAACAGGCTTATCTCCCCCAAGAGTTCACATCGACGGGGAGGTTTGGCACCTCGATGTCGGCTCATCGCATCCTGGGGCTGTAGTCGGTCCCAAGGGTTGGGCTGTTCGCCCATTAAAGCGGTACGCGAGCTGGGTTCAGAACGTCGTGAGACAGTTCGGTCCCTATCCGTCGTGGGCGTCGGAAGTTTGAGAGGAGCTGTCCTTAGTACGAGAGGACCGGGATGGACACACCGCTGGTGTACCAGTTGTTCCGCCAGGAGCATAGCTGGGTAGCTACGTGTGGTAAGGATAAGTGCTGAAAGCATCTAAGCATGAAGCCCCCCTCAAGATGAAACTTCCCATCACTTCAAGTGAGTAAAATCCCTCAAAGACGATGAGGTTGATAGGTCCGAGGTGGAAGCGTGGCGACACGTGCAGCTGACGGATACTAATCGATTGAGGACTTATCTAAGTTTTTGTTTGTCACGTTACTCTTATTTAGTTTTTGAGGTATAAAATCATACATATTTTTTAAAATTAGTACTTGATTTTTTCTCAAAAACGATTATAATATTGATTGTTGCTGATTTTTTAAATCCTTGTCTGGCGGCGATAGCGAAGAGGTCACACCTGTTCTCATGCCGAACACAGAAGTTAAGTTCTTCAGCGCCGATGGTAGTTGGGGGCTTCCCCCTGCGAGAGTAGGACGTTGCCAGGCTAGAGTATTCTCTGACTAAGTCCTTAAGGACAAGCGAAATACTTCTTTCTTTATTGTTATGGATTATTCCACAGTAGCTCAGTGGTAGAGCTATCGGCTGTTAACCGATCGGTCGTAGGTTCGAATCCTACCTGTGGAGCCATTTGGAGAGCTGTCCGAGAGGCCGAAGGAGCACGATTGGAAATCGTGTAAGCCGCTATCGCGGCTTCGAGGGTTCGAATCCCTCGCTCTCCGCCATTAAAACCTTTTTAATGGCCCGTTGGTCAAGTGGTTAAGACACCGCCCTTTCACGGCGGTAACACGGGTTCGAATCCCGTACGGGTCACCAATTTTATTTTTATTGACGCATTTGTACTTCGGAGGATTAGCTCAGCTGGGAGAGCACCTGCCTTACAAGCAGGGGGTCGCAGGTTCGAGCCCTGCATCCTCCACCATGTAAGATTTATACATTTATATCGCGGGGTGGAGCAGTCTGGCAGCTCGTTGGGCTCATAACCCAGAGGTCGCAGGTTCAAATCCTGCCCCCGCAACCAAAATGGTCCGGTAGTTCAGCTGGTTAGAATGCCTGCCTGTCACGCAGGAGGTCGCGGGTTCGAGTCCCGTCCGGACCGCCATTAAAGGTTTAAAACAGCTTATGGCTTGGTAGCTCAGTCGGTAGAGCAGAGGACTGAAAATCCTTGTGTCGGCGGTTCGATTCCGTCCCGAGCCACCATCTTTTCAAAAAAGTGGAGGGATAGCGAAGTTGGCCAAACGCGGCGGACTGTAAATCCGCTCCCATCGGGTTCGTAGGTTCGAGTCCTACTCCCTCCACCATTTATTAAATTTCATAGGGGTATAGTTTAATGGTAAAACGAAGGTCTCCAAAACCTTTGATGTGGGTTCGATTCCTACTACCCCTGCCAATATGGCGGTCGTGGCGAAGTGGTTAACGCACCGGATTGTGGCTCCGGCACTCGTGGGTTCGATCCCCACCGGTCGCCCCTTTTTTATTTTAATACATAAGTTATATAAATTAATCATTGGGCCATAGCCAAGCGGTAAGGCATCGGGTTTTGATCCCGTGTACCCCAGGTTCGAATCCTGGTGGCCCAGCCATTCTGCGGAAGTAGTTCAGTGGTAGAACACCACCTTGCCAAGGTGGGGGTCGCGGGTTCGAATCCCGTCTTCCGCTCCAAAAGAAATGGCGGTATAGCCAAGTGGTAAGGCAGAGGTCTGCAAAACCTTTATCACCGGTTCAAATCCGGTTACCGCCTCCAAGAACATGCCGGTGTGGCGGAATTGGCAGACGCGCACGACTCAAAATCGTGTTCCGCAAGGAGTGTCGGTTCGAACCCGACCACCGGTATCAGAAAAACCTCGTTAAAAGCTGTTATGACACAGCTTTAGCGGGGTTTTTTTCGTACAGATACGTTTACCATGCGCACTATTTTGGCCACGGTTCGCACGACTAAACTAAAACGCAAAGCGGATTTTAGGCGATGGGTAAAAGGCGAACATTTATCGCAGATAGTCCGGAATTATTATCGGAATAGTTTGGGAGCAGTACGTAACGGCTTATTAGAGCAAGAGTATGTAACGAAGCTTAGGCATATTACTGCCGATATTTTCACCGATTGGGTAATAAAAAGCCAATCCGTTAAGATTAGCGTTATAATTACTTTTTATATAAATTTAAACACCCAATGTTGTTTTTACATCATTGGGTATTTAAATGAAAGTTAGTAGTTGACACTTGCTAAGTCTTTAAATTCCTCTTTTTGATTTAATGGGCAAGATTGCTCGTTGCAACGGACAATTTTATCATCGTCTAATTCAAATATTGCTACTACTTCTATTTCGCCAGTTTCGCCACTCTTTTTATTTGCAGTAACAGTATATCTTAGGGTTGCCGTTTGTTTATCATCATCAAAGAGAACATCATAAAAGGGGGATAAAGATATGGACTTTACAATCCCTTTTAATGCTTGGACATGACTTGTAAATTCAGATATATTTGTGCTAACTCCATCAGTTGTTTGAACGTATTGTTTACTAAAGTAATTAGGAA
The nucleotide sequence above comes from Oceanobacillus timonensis. Encoded proteins:
- a CDS encoding nucleotidyltransferase-like protein; amino-acid sequence: MENFQRMIYQEHAGNPNTLGILVVERSQFDHPITDEFDSILLIIVENQEEDWYVKHYEVNGQTVAMHMVTKSLLMDWIDTSGYRRAAEWVIYGKKVYDRNEFVKELKNELQSFPEDKRTLRKMIDFGKLLKNFSEGKALYESKEIMDSYSKILNSLHYLARLSVIDQGYYPEVTVWNQVKNIDLEVYKLYEKFMDSTENLEKRIELMLIAMDFVMLNKAESASAHLLNVLSKQDDYWSYASIKALPEIEHYTLDLNAIISYLEEKDIIDMKLVATKNPAVFQRMYKVKEIEEI
- a CDS encoding YgzB family protein, whose translation is MAKQITYSSKINKIRTFALILVFAGILIMYVGLMVRNISWLMLILFMLGILMIILSCAVYIWIGTLSLRAVPVICPNCEKPTKMLGRVDACMHCKEPLTLDKNLEGKDFDERYNQRKFREENK
- a CDS encoding cob(I)yrinic acid a,c-diamide adenosyltransferase gives rise to the protein MRIYTRSGDKGQTSLVYGQRVPKNHLRVEAYGTCDEVNASIGLAASYIEETDWEGKPAFLDQLHQVQTILFHVGAELSTPKDKEVYWKLKQNHIDAMEAQIDEWDKSLEPLKNFILPSGHKAASALHQARTIARRAERLTVGLEDEVENKLVFSYLNRLSDYLFVAARYVNKQLGGEEKPLHIHV
- a CDS encoding nuclear transport factor 2 family protein, with product MNKEQAIEFLSKMYQEIIVDMKIEKIPNYFSKQYVQTTDGVSTNISEFTSHVQALKGIVKSISLSPFYDVLFDDDKQTATLRYTVTANKKSGETGEIEVVAIFELDDDKIVRCNEQSCPLNQKEEFKDLASVNY
- the perR gene encoding peroxide-responsive transcriptional repressor PerR, whose amino-acid sequence is MSETEDKLRQAIDTLKKSGVRITPQRHAVLEYLLNSMIHPTADDIYKALEGKFPNMSVATVYNNLRVLKDIGLVRELTYGDSSSRFDCNTSDHYHIICNQCGKIVDFHYPSLEEVESLAEQVTGFDVSHHRLEVYGTCNACKEQMAAKEQ